Proteins found in one Mus musculus strain NOD/ShiLtJ chromosome 17 genomic contig, GRCm38.p6 alternate locus group NOD/ShiLtJ MMCHR17_CHORI29_IDD16_1 genomic segment:
- the Pacsin1 gene encoding protein kinase C and casein kinase substrate in neurons protein 1, producing the protein MSGSYDEASEEITDSFWEVGNYKRTVKRIDDGHRLCNDLMSCVQERAKIEKAYAQQLTDWAKRWRQLIEKGPQYGSLERAWGAMMTEADKVSELHQEVKNSLLNEDLEKVKNWQKDAYHKQIMGGFKETKEAEDGFRKAQKPWAKKMKELEAAKKAYHLACKEERLAMTREMNSKTEQSVTPEQQKKLVDKVDKCRQDVQKTQEKYEKVLEDVGKTTPQYMEGMEQVFEQCQQFEEKRLVFLKEVLLDIKRHLNLAENSSYMHVYRELEQAIRGADAQEDLRWFRSTSGPGMPMNWPQFEEWNPDLPHTTAKKEKQPKKAEGATLSNATGAVESTSQAGDRGSVSSYDRGQTYATEWSDDESGNPFGGNEANGGANPFEDDAKGVRVRALYDYDGQEQDELSFKAGDELTKLGEEDEQGWCRGRLDSGQLGLYPANYVEAI; encoded by the exons ATGTCTGGCTCCTACGATGAGGCCTCAGAGGAGATCACAGATAGCTTCTGGGAG GTGGGGAACTACAAGCGGACGGTGAAGCGCATCGACGATGGGCACCGCCTGTGCAACGACCTCATGAGCTGCGTGCAGGAGCGCGCCAAGATCGAGAAGGCATACGCGCAGCAGCTCACCGACTGGGCCAAGCGCTGGCGCCAGCTCATCGAGAAAG GTCCTCAGTATGGCAGCCTGGAGCGGGCGTGGGGCGCCATGATGACAGAAGCAGATAAGGTCAGCGAGCTGCACCAGGAGGTGAAGAACAGCCTGCTGAATGAGGACCTGGAGAAAGTCAAGAACTGGCAGAAGGATGCCTATCACAAGCAGATCATGGGTGGCTTCAAGGAGACGAAAGAGGCCGAGGATGGCTTCCGAAAGGCCCAGAAGCCCTGGGCTAAAAAGATGAAGGAG CTAGAGGCGGCCAAGAAGGCCTATCACTTGGCTTGTAAGGAGGAAAGGCTGGCCATGACCCGGGAGATGAACAGTAAGACAGAGCAGTCGGTCACCCCTGAACAGCAGAAGAAACTTGTGGACAAAGTGGACAAATGCAGACAGGATGTGCAAAAG ACTCAGGAGAAGTATGAGAAGGTGCTGGAAGATGTGGGCAAGACCACACCACAGTACATGGAGGGCATGGAGCAGGTGTTTGAGCAGTGCCAGCAGTTTGAGGAGAAGCGGCTGGTCTTCCTGAAGGAAGTCCTGCTGGATATCAAACGGCATCTCAACCTAGCGGAGAACAGCAG CTACATGCATGTCTACCGAGAACTGGAGCAGGCCATCCGGGGGGCCGATGCCCAGGAGGACCTCAGGTGGTTCCGCAGCACCAGTGGCCCCGGGATGCCCATGAACTGGCCGCAGTTCGAG GAGTGGAACCCAGACCTCCCGCACACCACTGCCAAGAAGGAGAAACAGCCTAAGAAGGCAGAGGGGGCCACCCTGAGCAATGCCACTGGGGCTGTAGAATCCACATCCCAGGCTGGGGACCGTGGCAG TGTTAGCAGCTATGACCGAGGCCAAACATATGCCACCGAGTGGTCAGACGATGAGAGCGGAAACCCCTTCGGGGGCAATGAGGCCAATGGTGGCGCCAACCCCTTCGAGGATGATGCCAAGGGAGTTCGTGTACGGGCACTCTATGACTACGACGGTCAGGAGCAGGATGAGCTCAGCTTCAAGGCCG GAGATGAGCTCACCAAGCTCGGAGAGGAAGACGAACAGGGTTGGTGCCGCGGGCGGCTGGACAGCGGACAGCTGGGCCTCTATCCTGCCAACTACGTTGAGGCTATATAG